One Dictyoglomus turgidum DSM 6724 DNA window includes the following coding sequences:
- a CDS encoding transketolase C-terminal domain-containing protein: MKTQVKRIAIEGNEAAALAFKQVNPDVVAAYPITPSTEVVQKFSEYVANGEVDTEFVPVESEHSAMSACIGAAAAGARVMTSTASQGLALMWEMLYIASALRLPIVMTVANRALSAPINIHGDHSDAMGARDSGWIQIFSENVQEIYDNIFQAVKIAEHPDVRLPVMVGYDGFITSHSEEMIEVLDDEVVRNFIGKYKPQYTLLDVDNPIAVGPLALTDSYFEFKVAQAYALENSLPIIKHVGKEYGDITGRYYDVIEKYKTEGAEYIIVAMSSTVGTAREVVDALREKGLPVGLLKIRVFRPFPTEDIINALKDAKVIGILDRSMVPGSFGGPLYHEITSAFYHYDKRPIAQAYVYGLGGRDITTQHIEKVFEELMDIGKKGKPNPLTYIGVRE, translated from the coding sequence ATGAAGACTCAAGTCAAAAGAATCGCTATTGAGGGTAATGAGGCAGCAGCCTTAGCTTTTAAGCAGGTAAATCCTGATGTGGTTGCTGCCTATCCTATAACCCCTTCCACCGAGGTGGTACAAAAATTCTCTGAATATGTGGCAAACGGAGAAGTAGATACCGAATTTGTGCCTGTAGAAAGTGAGCACAGTGCCATGAGTGCATGTATTGGTGCCGCTGCTGCAGGTGCAAGGGTAATGACTTCTACTGCATCCCAAGGACTTGCTCTCATGTGGGAGATGCTTTACATTGCATCTGCTTTAAGACTTCCCATTGTAATGACTGTGGCAAACAGAGCCCTCTCTGCCCCAATAAATATCCATGGAGATCATAGTGATGCTATGGGAGCAAGAGATTCTGGTTGGATACAAATTTTCTCTGAGAACGTGCAAGAAATATATGACAATATCTTTCAAGCAGTTAAGATTGCAGAACATCCCGACGTAAGACTCCCTGTAATGGTAGGGTATGATGGTTTTATTACTAGCCACTCCGAAGAGATGATAGAAGTTCTTGACGATGAAGTAGTAAGAAACTTTATAGGAAAATATAAGCCCCAATATACCTTGCTTGATGTGGATAATCCTATAGCGGTAGGTCCCCTCGCTCTAACGGACTCTTACTTTGAGTTCAAAGTAGCCCAAGCCTATGCCCTTGAAAACTCTCTTCCCATTATAAAGCATGTAGGAAAAGAATATGGGGATATTACAGGAAGATACTATGATGTAATAGAGAAGTATAAAACCGAGGGTGCAGAATATATAATCGTGGCTATGAGCTCTACTGTAGGAACCGCAAGAGAAGTAGTAGATGCTCTAAGAGAAAAGGGACTTCCTGTGGGACTTTTGAAGATCAGAGTATTCAGACCATTCCCCACCGAGGATATTATAAATGCTCTTAAAGATGCAAAAGTAATAGGAATTCTTGACAGAAGTATGGTTCCTGGATCCTTTGGTGGTCCTCTTTACCATGAGATAACTTCTGCCTTCTACCATTATGATAAAAGACCAATTGCTCAAGCATATGTATATGGTCTTGGAGGCAGAGATATCACTACTCAACACATAGAGAAAGTCTTTGAAGAGCTCATGGATATAGGTAAGAAAGGAAAACCAAATCCTCTCACCTATATTGGAGTAAGAGAATAG
- the recR gene encoding recombination mediator RecR yields MAEKSIFEKLIDELTKLPGIGPKLAQRIAFYLLKQPQESVEVLANTILKVKKEIKYCSICFNLTEKDPCEICTNPERDKSIICVVAEPKDLWAIEKTSKFHGVYHVLGGLISPLDGVFPEDLRIKELMERVKKGNIKEVILATDSTPEGEATAMYIARLLMEYPVKVTRLAHGLPAGTELDFADEMTLIHALEGRKELIL; encoded by the coding sequence ATGGCAGAAAAAAGTATTTTTGAGAAGCTCATTGATGAGCTAACAAAACTTCCTGGAATTGGGCCCAAATTAGCCCAAAGAATTGCTTTTTACCTCTTGAAACAACCACAGGAAAGTGTGGAAGTTCTTGCAAACACCATCTTAAAGGTCAAAAAAGAGATTAAATATTGTTCTATTTGCTTTAACCTTACTGAAAAAGATCCCTGTGAAATCTGTACGAACCCTGAAAGGGATAAATCCATAATTTGTGTAGTTGCAGAGCCAAAAGATCTTTGGGCAATAGAAAAAACCTCTAAGTTTCATGGAGTTTACCATGTCCTCGGAGGATTAATTTCTCCTTTAGATGGAGTATTTCCAGAGGATCTTAGAATAAAAGAGCTTATGGAAAGGGTTAAAAAAGGAAATATAAAAGAAGTTATTCTTGCCACCGACTCTACTCCAGAAGGAGAAGCAACTGCTATGTATATTGCAAGACTTCTTATGGAATATCCAGTAAAAGTTACCCGTCTTGCCCATGGACTTCCTGCAGGTACAGAACTTGATTTTGCCGATGAAATGACCCTTATTCATGCCTTAGAAGGAAGAAAGGAGTTAATATTATAA
- a CDS encoding acetylxylan esterase, whose product MAFFDLPLLELWKYFPEREEPEDFDFFWKETLEESRKYPLDPIFEKVDFGLELVDTYDVTFSGYKGQRIKGWLIVPKNRSGKLPGIVEYIGYGGGRSFAYDFLLWANMGFIHLIMDTRGQGSSWSPGDTPDYDDEPFDPQYSGFMTRGILHPKKYYYRRVFTDAVRAVETIMAFPDVDKERIGITGGSQGGGITIAVAGLVPYIGIDVKIVMPDVPFLCHYRRAVEITDGYPYQEIVQYLKSHRDHVDRVFKTLSYFDGVNFAVRAKAKALFSVALMDNICPPSTVFAAYNYYQGEKEIKIYPFNGHEGGGTFHTYEKMKFAKKYLKG is encoded by the coding sequence ATGGCTTTTTTTGATCTACCTTTATTGGAACTTTGGAAGTATTTTCCTGAAAGAGAGGAGCCTGAAGATTTTGATTTCTTTTGGAAGGAAACTTTAGAAGAGTCAAGAAAATATCCTTTGGATCCTATTTTTGAGAAGGTAGATTTTGGACTTGAGCTTGTGGATACCTATGATGTGACCTTTTCGGGTTATAAAGGACAGAGAATTAAGGGATGGCTTATAGTGCCTAAAAATAGGTCAGGAAAACTTCCCGGAATTGTAGAATATATTGGGTATGGTGGAGGAAGAAGTTTTGCTTATGATTTTCTTTTGTGGGCAAATATGGGGTTTATTCACCTTATAATGGATACAAGAGGACAAGGAAGCTCTTGGAGTCCTGGGGACACTCCTGATTATGATGATGAACCTTTTGATCCTCAGTATTCTGGATTTATGACCAGAGGAATTCTTCATCCTAAGAAATATTATTATAGAAGAGTTTTTACCGATGCAGTAAGAGCTGTAGAAACTATTATGGCATTTCCTGATGTGGATAAGGAGAGAATTGGTATAACAGGTGGAAGTCAAGGTGGGGGTATTACTATAGCAGTTGCAGGTCTTGTTCCTTATATAGGAATAGACGTAAAGATTGTAATGCCTGATGTCCCGTTTTTATGCCATTATAGAAGGGCTGTAGAGATAACCGATGGATATCCCTATCAGGAAATAGTGCAATATTTAAAATCCCATAGAGATCATGTAGATAGAGTTTTTAAGACTCTATCCTATTTTGATGGAGTAAATTTTGCAGTAAGGGCAAAAGCAAAGGCACTATTTTCTGTAGCCCTCATGGATAATATATGTCCACCTTCAACAGTTTTTGCTGCATATAATTACTATCAAGGAGAGAAAGAAATAAAGATTTATCCTTTTAATGGACATGAAGGCGGAGGCACTTTCCATACTTACGAAAAAATGAAGTTTGCAAAGAAGTATTTGAAGGGTTAA
- a CDS encoding 4Fe-4S binding protein yields MKLPGWKELVNIGPILPAQTSKEYKTGDWRTFRPEIDYNKCTTCMFCWLFCPDSAVKFDGQKVYIDYDYCKGCGVCAAECPVKAITMKEEEK; encoded by the coding sequence ATGAAATTACCAGGATGGAAAGAATTAGTAAATATAGGTCCTATTTTACCTGCACAGACTTCTAAAGAGTATAAGACGGGGGACTGGAGAACCTTTAGGCCTGAAATTGACTATAACAAATGTACTACTTGTATGTTTTGCTGGCTCTTCTGTCCTGATTCTGCAGTAAAATTTGATGGTCAAAAGGTTTATATTGACTATGATTACTGCAAAGGTTGTGGTGTTTGCGCAGCAGAATGTCCTGTCAAAGCAATAACCATGAAAGAAGAAGAAAAATAA
- the dnaX gene encoding DNA polymerase III subunit gamma/tau, whose translation MPVALYRKWRPQTFEEVVGQEHIVITLQNSLKYAHIGHAYLFAGPRGTGKTTVARILAKALNCAKGPTPTPCLKCESCVEIAEGRSIDVIEIDAASNRGIDEIRDIREKARLLPVRDRYKVYIIDEVHMLTNEAFNALLKILEEPPEHVIFIMATTEPQKVPLTILSRCQRFDFRRLTRDEIIKQLAKIAESEGAKISEGALRLIAIQSQGSMRDAISLLEQLLVYSDQEITEDFARNLLGLPTYEFTYKFAKALGEYNILEGYSLLQQVFQMGKNPQQFARELLQHFRNLLLLKADERIGNLLSITQEEFEELMEETKLYTMQRLQDIIDQLLILENRLRDLTNAPLVMEMILLPLFMKEETVEAQIIQTPTQPTTPIKTEEKEEKEKRGESTPGTLNIDELLDKWPQLLAKIKKRKISLEAMLREARIIEIDQEGKLVLGLPKNFSFLKERLEEKPNRALIEEEFKKLYGVPIQVKFITVEENPILKNPEKEDPKKEEKKLSTDDVKNMFKGKLIE comes from the coding sequence ATGCCTGTAGCCCTTTATAGAAAATGGAGACCACAAACCTTCGAAGAAGTTGTAGGACAAGAGCACATAGTAATTACCCTACAAAATAGTCTTAAATATGCCCATATTGGTCATGCATACCTTTTTGCAGGACCAAGAGGTACAGGAAAAACTACCGTTGCAAGAATTCTTGCAAAAGCTCTAAATTGTGCTAAAGGTCCCACTCCTACTCCCTGCCTAAAATGTGAGTCTTGTGTTGAAATTGCAGAAGGAAGAAGCATTGATGTTATTGAGATAGATGCTGCATCTAATCGTGGTATAGATGAAATAAGAGATATTAGGGAAAAAGCAAGACTTCTTCCTGTAAGAGATAGATACAAAGTTTATATTATAGATGAAGTCCATATGTTAACTAACGAAGCCTTTAATGCCCTTTTAAAAATCCTTGAAGAACCACCAGAGCATGTAATATTTATTATGGCAACTACAGAACCTCAAAAGGTACCCTTAACTATTCTATCAAGATGTCAAAGATTTGATTTTAGAAGACTTACAAGGGATGAGATTATAAAACAGCTTGCAAAAATTGCAGAAAGCGAAGGAGCAAAAATCTCTGAAGGTGCTCTCAGGCTTATTGCCATACAGTCTCAGGGATCTATGAGAGATGCCATAAGTCTTTTAGAGCAACTATTAGTTTACTCTGATCAAGAAATCACCGAAGACTTCGCAAGAAATCTTCTTGGGCTTCCTACCTATGAATTTACCTATAAATTTGCAAAAGCTCTGGGAGAATATAATATCCTTGAAGGATATAGCCTCCTTCAACAGGTATTTCAGATGGGCAAAAACCCACAACAATTTGCAAGAGAACTTTTGCAACACTTTAGAAATTTACTTTTATTAAAAGCTGACGAAAGAATAGGAAATCTCCTTTCTATTACCCAAGAAGAGTTTGAAGAACTTATGGAAGAAACAAAACTCTACACTATGCAAAGACTTCAAGACATTATTGATCAACTTCTTATCCTTGAAAACAGGCTTAGAGATCTCACTAACGCCCCATTAGTTATGGAGATGATTCTTCTGCCCTTATTCATGAAAGAGGAAACAGTAGAAGCTCAGATAATTCAAACCCCGACTCAGCCTACTACTCCTATAAAAACTGAAGAAAAAGAAGAAAAAGAGAAGAGAGGAGAAAGTACCCCAGGAACACTAAATATAGATGAGCTTCTAGATAAATGGCCTCAACTCCTAGCAAAGATTAAAAAGAGAAAAATTTCCTTAGAAGCCATGTTAAGAGAGGCAAGAATCATAGAGATAGATCAGGAAGGAAAGTTAGTTCTTGGACTTCCAAAAAATTTCTCCTTCCTAAAAGAAAGACTTGAAGAAAAACCCAATAGAGCATTAATCGAAGAAGAATTTAAAAAACTCTATGGTGTTCCTATACAGGTAAAGTTTATAACCGTTGAAGAAAATCCTATTTTGAAAAATCCTGAAAAAGAGGATCCCAAAAAAGAAGAGAAGAAATTGTCCACGGACGATGTCAAAAATATGTTTAAGGGTAAACTAATAGAATAG
- a CDS encoding deoxyribonuclease IV produces the protein MNKNSYKLGVHLFRGGRSILEDIKLLRINTAQLFSGSPRSYRPTNEKLPVFPFNSVFIHAPYVVNIASPDEKVFNLSIKKVIEELKLAEELEWEGLIIHPGSSKKMGKEVAKRNFFKALEKILEEDIKAKLIVENSAGEGDGWGSTLEDFYSIHEEFPSIYFCIDTCHLFAAGYNLKNPRVCKETFYSFFERIPVEKLVLIHINDSHFPLGSHRDQHAHIGKGAIGIGGFKNLLSIPEIRKIPLILETPKDSPMADLYNLHTIRKILENSD, from the coding sequence ATGAATAAGAATAGCTATAAACTTGGAGTTCATCTTTTTAGAGGTGGAAGATCTATACTCGAAGATATAAAGCTTCTTCGAATAAATACTGCACAGCTTTTTTCAGGAAGTCCCAGAAGCTATAGACCTACCAATGAGAAACTCCCAGTTTTTCCCTTCAACTCTGTTTTCATTCATGCTCCTTATGTGGTAAATATAGCATCTCCTGACGAAAAAGTATTCAACTTGTCTATTAAAAAAGTAATAGAGGAATTGAAACTTGCAGAAGAACTAGAATGGGAAGGATTGATAATTCATCCTGGAAGTAGCAAAAAGATGGGAAAGGAAGTGGCAAAGAGAAATTTTTTTAAAGCTCTTGAAAAAATTCTTGAAGAAGACATAAAGGCAAAACTTATAGTAGAAAATAGTGCAGGGGAAGGAGATGGATGGGGTTCAACCTTAGAGGACTTCTACTCCATACATGAGGAATTTCCATCGATATACTTTTGTATTGATACCTGTCATCTTTTTGCTGCAGGATATAATTTAAAAAATCCAAGGGTATGTAAAGAAACTTTTTATTCTTTTTTCGAAAGAATCCCTGTGGAAAAGTTAGTATTAATTCATATAAATGACTCTCATTTTCCCCTTGGATCTCACAGAGACCAACACGCCCACATAGGTAAGGGGGCTATCGGGATAGGAGGATTTAAAAATCTATTAAGTATTCCTGAAATAAGAAAAATTCCTCTTATCCTTGAAACCCCCAAAGACAGTCCTATGGCAGACCTCTATAACCTACATACCATAAGAAAGATCTTAGAAAATTCTGATTAA
- a CDS encoding 2-oxoacid:acceptor oxidoreductase family protein codes for MKDMLEIRWHARAGQGAKTASYLLAETAMEAGKYIQAFPEYGPERTGAPMKAYTRISDKPIRIHSQIYNPDVVVVLDKTLIGKVNILEGLPSDGILIVNTTQSPKEIREQLGISDRKIYTVDATGIALETIGRPIPNTPMLGALIRVVPIISLDEVLNQFRKKFEGRFRPEVVEGNLQAIKRAYEEVKGE; via the coding sequence ATGAAAGATATGCTGGAAATTCGCTGGCATGCAAGGGCAGGGCAAGGAGCAAAGACTGCTTCTTATCTCCTTGCTGAAACAGCCATGGAGGCTGGAAAGTATATTCAAGCCTTTCCGGAATATGGCCCAGAAAGAACAGGAGCACCTATGAAAGCATATACCAGGATCAGCGACAAACCTATAAGGATCCACAGCCAAATATATAATCCCGATGTTGTAGTAGTACTTGACAAAACTCTCATCGGTAAAGTGAATATTTTAGAAGGACTTCCATCGGATGGAATACTCATAGTAAACACTACCCAATCTCCAAAAGAGATAAGAGAACAGCTTGGAATCTCGGACAGAAAAATCTATACTGTGGATGCCACCGGAATAGCTCTTGAAACCATTGGAAGACCTATCCCAAATACTCCCATGCTGGGAGCCTTGATTCGTGTAGTCCCAATAATAAGTTTAGATGAGGTACTTAACCAGTTTAGAAAGAAATTTGAAGGAAGGTTTAGACCCGAAGTTGTGGAGGGTAACCTTCAAGCTATAAAAAGAGCTTACGAGGAGGTAAAGGGAGAATGA
- a CDS encoding histidine kinase, which produces MSEIKTYEIEKGLYLFKDPEPFFNFNSYLLTCSMDDKVSINILFDPLPLKYFRAFIKTLNELVGVENIDIIYTNHQDPDLTSSVPALLDLAPRAIYITSQDTWRLVSGYNIDPKKFQPVEFIPNRKLKLNKEGDMCLEFIPTPFCHFRGATAVYYPKLKALFSGDLLGGASTKDTEGIYATEESWLGIKLFHEVYMPTKEALKLAVDKIGRLNPLPELILPQHGDIIKGSLIIEFLSRLNDLEVGLDYIHTKEKEEEFYIRVFNDMLDFAKKKYGEENVYNKLNRISTQTSNFPEIVKIENGVISEVYIPAPTAFVFVYDVFCEDLPESEKEELRLKSIETLKKYNLEVPEELLYKKSTSIMDTFKRVFDIFRR; this is translated from the coding sequence ATGTCAGAAATTAAAACCTACGAAATTGAAAAGGGGTTATACCTTTTTAAAGATCCAGAACCTTTCTTTAATTTTAATAGCTATTTATTAACTTGCTCTATGGATGATAAAGTAAGCATTAATATCTTATTTGACCCCTTACCGCTAAAGTATTTTAGAGCTTTTATTAAAACCCTTAATGAACTTGTAGGTGTTGAAAATATTGACATAATTTATACAAACCACCAAGACCCTGACTTAACTTCATCGGTGCCTGCCCTCCTTGATTTAGCACCGAGGGCCATATATATTACATCTCAAGACACATGGAGATTAGTAAGTGGATACAACATTGATCCTAAAAAGTTTCAACCTGTAGAATTTATCCCCAACAGAAAGTTAAAACTTAATAAAGAAGGAGATATGTGTTTAGAATTCATACCTACCCCTTTCTGTCATTTTAGAGGCGCCACTGCAGTATATTATCCTAAATTAAAGGCATTGTTTTCTGGAGACCTTTTAGGAGGTGCCTCCACAAAAGACACTGAAGGTATATATGCAACCGAAGAATCTTGGCTTGGAATAAAACTATTTCACGAAGTGTATATGCCTACAAAGGAAGCCTTAAAACTTGCTGTAGACAAGATAGGACGTCTTAATCCCCTTCCTGAATTAATCCTTCCACAGCATGGAGATATAATTAAGGGTAGCCTGATAATAGAATTCTTAAGTAGATTAAATGACTTAGAGGTAGGACTTGATTATATTCATACTAAGGAAAAAGAAGAGGAATTTTATATAAGAGTTTTCAATGATATGCTTGATTTTGCTAAAAAGAAGTATGGAGAAGAAAATGTATACAATAAATTAAATAGAATAAGCACCCAGACTAGTAATTTCCCTGAAATAGTAAAAATAGAAAATGGAGTAATATCAGAAGTCTATATACCAGCTCCCACAGCCTTTGTCTTTGTATACGATGTTTTTTGTGAAGATTTACCCGAAAGCGAAAAGGAAGAGCTGAGATTAAAATCAATTGAAACCCTTAAAAAATACAATTTAGAGGTTCCAGAGGAACTTCTATATAAAAAATCCACATCCATCATGGATACCTTTAAAAGAGTCTTTGACATCTTTAGAAGATGA
- a CDS encoding thiamine pyrophosphate-dependent enzyme, with protein MAINLRELALKEERLVSGHRLCAGCGASIVVRMVLNAIDEPVVVANATGCLEVATTIFPFNSWNVPWIHSAFENAAATIAGVEAAYRALKKKGEIDREIRFISFSGDGGTYDIGLQALSGAVERGHRAVFICYNNEAYMNTGIQRSSATPRGAFTTTSPAGKVVPGKPQRRKNLTEMMVANGARYVAQASPSHWRDLMEKVRKAVNTDGPAFLNIYSTCPRGWRTPDNSAINIARLAVETGVWPLYEVEDGKYKINYKPPKGFKPVEEFLKVQGRFAHLLKPENTHILEEIKKDIEAEWKRLLSMEEATNK; from the coding sequence ATGGCAATTAACTTAAGAGAATTAGCGTTAAAAGAGGAAAGATTAGTTAGTGGACATAGATTGTGTGCAGGATGTGGAGCAAGTATTGTTGTAAGAATGGTTCTAAACGCCATAGATGAACCAGTAGTAGTGGCCAATGCTACAGGATGCCTTGAAGTTGCCACCACCATATTTCCTTTTAACTCTTGGAATGTGCCATGGATCCATTCTGCCTTTGAAAATGCAGCAGCAACCATAGCAGGAGTGGAAGCCGCATATAGAGCTTTAAAGAAAAAGGGAGAAATTGATAGAGAGATAAGATTTATAAGCTTTTCTGGGGATGGTGGTACCTACGATATTGGACTTCAGGCCCTCTCAGGAGCAGTAGAAAGAGGACATAGGGCAGTCTTTATTTGCTATAACAATGAGGCATATATGAATACGGGAATTCAAAGATCAAGCGCAACTCCAAGAGGTGCCTTTACTACTACCTCTCCAGCAGGAAAGGTAGTTCCTGGAAAGCCTCAAAGGAGAAAGAATTTAACAGAAATGATGGTAGCAAATGGAGCAAGATATGTAGCTCAAGCATCACCAAGCCACTGGAGAGATCTCATGGAAAAGGTTAGAAAAGCAGTAAATACTGATGGACCTGCCTTTCTAAATATATACTCTACCTGTCCAAGGGGCTGGAGAACACCCGATAACTCAGCTATAAACATTGCAAGGCTTGCAGTAGAGACCGGTGTATGGCCCCTCTACGAAGTGGAAGATGGAAAGTATAAGATAAACTATAAACCTCCAAAGGGATTTAAACCAGTAGAGGAGTTCCTAAAAGTTCAAGGAAGATTTGCTCACCTTCTTAAGCCAGAAAATACCCATATATTAGAAGAAATCAAAAAAGATATAGAAGCTGAATGGAAAAGACTTCTTAGTATGGAGGAAGCCACAAACAAATAA
- the metG gene encoding methionine--tRNA ligase, translated as MKGANNLVRNKFYITTPIYYSNSEPHIGTVYTTIVADTFARFYRLKDYDVFFLTGLDEHGQKLARTAQERGYTPQEYVDLMAQKFIETWEKIGITNDDFIRTTEKRHEEVVQKVFQKLYDKGYLYKGSYAGWYCTPCETFWQKEELHDGNCPACGRPVEWLEEETYYFKLSAFAEPLLKYIEEHPEFVYPETRRNEVISFIKSGLKDISATRTTVKWGIPVPFDPKHTVYVWFDALVNYISALGYLTDDDSKFKRYWPADVHLIGKDILRFHAIIWPAILMALNIPLPKTVLAHGFWTIKGGKISKSKGNRVDPHELINLYGVDALRYFLLREVPLGLDGEYSDEAFHRRYHSDLANDLGNLLNRVLTVAEKYTEGKVPEPKEFQEEDKFLLQKGDDMANKVEEAMANFNPANALTYIWEVVQEANRYIDQQAPWNLASSGNKDRLNTVIYTLLEALRKISIMLYAFMPNIAEEIQRQLGYKDVQFAWDLIKDVKIPVGQKLNKGKILFPRVERKEEKEVEEKKEEQKISIDEFKKIDLRIAKVISARRVENSDKLLLLEIDLGEEKRQIVAGIAEYYKPEELIGKEIVVVYNLQPAKIRGYESQGMLLAAKDSKGRLAILTPEKEVDPGSKVS; from the coding sequence ATGAAAGGAGCGAATAACTTGGTGAGAAACAAATTCTACATAACAACTCCTATATATTATTCAAATTCTGAACCTCATATAGGTACTGTGTATACCACTATTGTTGCTGATACCTTCGCCCGTTTTTATAGACTTAAGGATTATGACGTGTTTTTCCTTACGGGACTTGATGAACATGGACAAAAATTAGCAAGAACAGCTCAAGAAAGAGGCTATACGCCTCAAGAATACGTAGATCTGATGGCACAAAAGTTCATAGAAACTTGGGAAAAAATAGGCATAACCAATGATGATTTTATAAGAACCACAGAAAAAAGACATGAAGAGGTAGTACAAAAAGTATTCCAAAAACTATATGATAAAGGATATCTATATAAGGGAAGCTATGCAGGCTGGTACTGTACCCCATGTGAAACCTTCTGGCAAAAAGAAGAGCTCCATGATGGGAATTGCCCTGCTTGTGGAAGACCTGTGGAGTGGCTTGAGGAAGAAACTTATTATTTCAAACTTTCTGCCTTTGCAGAGCCTCTCCTGAAATATATTGAGGAACATCCTGAATTTGTATACCCTGAGACCAGAAGAAATGAAGTTATAAGCTTTATAAAGAGTGGATTAAAGGATATAAGCGCTACAAGAACTACTGTAAAATGGGGGATTCCTGTCCCCTTTGATCCGAAGCACACAGTATATGTATGGTTTGATGCTTTAGTAAACTACATAAGTGCATTGGGATACTTGACAGATGACGACTCTAAATTTAAAAGATATTGGCCTGCAGACGTGCACTTAATTGGAAAGGATATCCTTAGATTCCATGCCATCATATGGCCTGCCATCCTTATGGCATTAAATATTCCTTTGCCAAAGACTGTTCTTGCCCATGGATTCTGGACTATAAAAGGTGGTAAGATATCTAAATCCAAAGGAAATAGAGTAGATCCTCATGAATTGATAAATCTTTATGGAGTAGACGCCCTTAGGTACTTCCTTTTAAGAGAAGTTCCTTTAGGACTTGATGGAGAGTACAGTGATGAAGCCTTTCATAGAAGATATCATTCGGATCTTGCCAATGATTTAGGAAACTTATTAAATAGAGTTCTTACAGTGGCAGAAAAATATACTGAGGGAAAAGTTCCAGAGCCAAAAGAATTCCAAGAGGAAGACAAATTCCTCCTTCAAAAAGGAGATGACATGGCAAACAAGGTAGAAGAAGCAATGGCAAATTTCAATCCTGCTAATGCCTTAACCTATATCTGGGAAGTCGTACAAGAGGCAAATAGATACATAGATCAACAAGCACCTTGGAACTTAGCCTCTTCTGGAAACAAAGATAGATTAAATACAGTTATTTATACCCTATTAGAGGCTTTAAGAAAAATTTCTATTATGCTTTATGCTTTTATGCCAAACATTGCAGAAGAAATCCAAAGACAACTTGGATATAAAGATGTGCAATTTGCTTGGGACTTAATAAAAGATGTTAAAATACCTGTGGGACAAAAATTAAATAAAGGAAAGATTTTATTCCCAAGAGTGGAAAGAAAGGAAGAAAAAGAAGTGGAAGAAAAGAAAGAGGAGCAAAAAATAAGTATTGATGAGTTTAAAAAGATAGACCTTAGAATAGCAAAGGTAATTTCTGCGAGAAGAGTGGAAAATAGCGACAAGTTATTACTTCTTGAAATTGATCTTGGAGAGGAAAAGAGACAAATTGTGGCTGGAATAGCAGAATATTATAAACCCGAGGAGCTTATAGGCAAAGAAATAGTAGTAGTTTATAACTTACAACCTGCAAAGATAAGAGGCTATGAATCTCAAGGTATGCTCCTTGCTGCCAAAGATAGCAAAGGAAGACTTGCCATTTTAACTCCTGAAAAAGAGGTGGATCCTGGATCGAAGGTGAGCTAA
- a CDS encoding YbaB/EbfC family nucleoid-associated protein, whose amino-acid sequence MKNPFEAMKQLKKLQEKMAKIEEELEQTLVEGTAGGGVVKIVMTAKEEVKEVKIDPEVVNKDEVDILEDLIAAALRDALTKAKEKSAEKMGSLTDGLPLPPGLF is encoded by the coding sequence GTGAAAAATCCATTTGAGGCGATGAAACAACTTAAGAAGCTTCAGGAGAAAATGGCAAAAATAGAGGAAGAATTAGAACAAACCCTCGTAGAAGGAACCGCAGGAGGAGGAGTTGTGAAGATAGTTATGACAGCCAAAGAAGAGGTAAAGGAGGTAAAAATAGATCCTGAGGTGGTAAACAAGGATGAGGTAGACATATTAGAAGATCTTATTGCAGCTGCACTAAGAGACGCCCTTACAAAGGCAAAAGAAAAGTCAGCTGAGAAGATGGGAAGTCTCACCGATGGGCTTCCCTTACCACCCGGACTCTTTTAA